In Tachypleus tridentatus isolate NWPU-2018 chromosome 7, ASM421037v1, whole genome shotgun sequence, a genomic segment contains:
- the LOC143256601 gene encoding uncharacterized protein LOC143256601, translating to MRQENSSHFLHCKKRNPCGALGYILQPSRSAAVARRNERERNRVRLVNMGFAKLRKHVPNKAKNRKLSKVETLRSAAEYIKELQELLTRQESNVSNETTLNTAGTETLSSGLDSLPSPVTSSQLTTHSEDLVSPLSGPLPEEPLVFGSQLDSSVSFQQSMLCRLGSLQGTSSPGDNTDYETRSSPGSATYDLSAAREYAHETFESTNLARFITNSTQLNSDDDHFISWFI from the coding sequence ATGCGACAGGAAAATTCTTCACATTTTCTACACTGCAAAAAGCGAAATCCGTGCGGAGCGCTCGGGTACATCCTGCAACCTAGTAGGTCAGCAGCAGTGGCAAGAAGAAATGAACGCGAGAGAAATCGCGTGCGTCTCGTGAACATGGGCTTCGCTAAACTTCGAAAGCACGTGCCAAATAAAGCCAAGAACAGAAAGTTGAGTAAAGTGGAAACTCTGCGATCTGCAGCAGAATACATAAAAGAACTCCAGGAACTTCTTACTCGACAAGAGTCTAACGTCTCCAACGAAACGACTTTAAATACAGCGGGAACAGAAACTTTATCTTCTGGACTCGATTCTTTGCCTTCACCAGTGACTAGCAGTCAGTTAACAACACATTCTGAGGATCTAGTTTCACCGTTGTCAGGTCCCCTTCCGGAAGAACCTCTTGTTTTTGGTTCTCAGTTGGATTCGTCTGTGAGCTTTCAACAGAGTATGCTGTGCCGTCTGGGTTCTCTACAGGGCACGTCATCTCCAGGCGATAACACAGACTATGAGACACGTTCCTCCCCAGGTAGTGCAACTTACGATCTGAGTGCTGCCAGAGAGTACGCGCACGAGACATTTGAATCCACAAACCTTGCCAGGTTTATTACGAATTCAACTCAGCTCAACTCTGATGACGATCATTTCATCAGCTGGTTTATTTGA